In a genomic window of Synergistes jonesii:
- a CDS encoding glycyl radical protein, with product MTATEPKYMARVNRLKKKVFETYPEIDLEDAVILTKSFLETQGEALVTRKAKAFRRQCSEKSVKIWDDELIVGNSGSKIRGGILSADVCWSVLDRELETINTREYDKFKLLPQDKKDFEEIIRPYWKGRSNYEEWLARIPADVAALRDNGALYIDKKAVRGWGEVTAGYGWFIDNGVEGLRKRILERKAKLDATVPGDYEKEVYLDALLITAEGMEILAERYAAEAERLAGEEKDPKRKAELRQIAESCRRVPAYPPRTFREAMQSFYFYQVCIFMEQNAAAYNPGRMDQYLYPYYKADIEAGRITPEEAQELFDCLWVKFSEPCVFQDEKTAEYSSGYPMFQNLCAGGIDKLGRDAVNELSYMIIQATMDTKLYQPSLSVRYNMAKNPNSFLRKIVDLMVMGTGFPAFHNDEVGIRMLMNKGIPYNEAWNWNPGGCVETNLAGKLRGYSALADINLGSVIEFTLLNGRCRKTGVLAGAETGDPLTFETYEDFLDALKRQLHYVIRTTVKASHIIDDICFERPVPALSISFEECIENAKDYAWGGAKYNTGNGIICIGVADLINSVAAVKRLVYDAKICDMRRLLSALASDFEDAPEILKACKEAPKYGNDDAYVDELAAELFGYIADEIESYRSKFGVMTPGILPVSGNTPFGKEVGALPSGRRAWKPLADGVSPNGGTDTNGPTAVLKSVANIPHDRFVQGTLLNMKLDPQMAQSENGVQQIMGMLKTLCSLGVYHIQFNVVDQKKLIEAQKHPEEYKDLLVRVAGYTAFFVELGKDVQNDIIARTTQSSVNCMSCG from the coding sequence ATGACGGCGACAGAACCCAAGTACATGGCAAGAGTGAACAGGTTGAAGAAGAAAGTGTTCGAGACCTACCCGGAGATAGATCTCGAAGACGCGGTGATATTGACGAAGAGCTTCCTCGAAACGCAGGGGGAGGCGCTCGTGACGAGGAAGGCGAAGGCCTTTCGCAGACAGTGCAGCGAGAAGAGCGTCAAGATATGGGACGACGAGCTCATAGTGGGCAACTCGGGCAGCAAGATCCGCGGAGGCATACTCTCGGCGGACGTCTGCTGGTCGGTGCTCGACCGCGAGCTCGAGACCATCAACACGCGCGAATACGACAAATTCAAACTTCTTCCGCAGGACAAGAAGGACTTCGAAGAGATCATCCGCCCGTACTGGAAGGGGCGTTCCAACTACGAAGAGTGGCTGGCGCGCATCCCCGCCGACGTGGCGGCGCTGCGCGACAACGGCGCGCTCTACATCGACAAGAAAGCCGTCCGCGGCTGGGGCGAAGTGACGGCTGGCTACGGCTGGTTCATCGACAACGGTGTCGAAGGCCTGCGCAAGAGGATACTCGAGCGCAAAGCGAAACTCGACGCGACAGTTCCCGGAGATTATGAGAAAGAAGTGTATCTCGACGCGCTGCTGATCACGGCCGAAGGGATGGAAATACTCGCCGAGCGCTACGCGGCCGAGGCGGAGCGCCTTGCCGGAGAAGAGAAAGACCCTAAGCGCAAAGCCGAGCTGCGTCAGATAGCAGAGAGCTGCCGCCGCGTGCCGGCCTACCCGCCGCGCACCTTCCGCGAAGCGATGCAGTCCTTCTACTTCTACCAGGTATGCATCTTCATGGAACAGAACGCCGCGGCCTACAACCCCGGGCGCATGGACCAGTACCTCTACCCCTACTACAAGGCGGACATAGAAGCTGGGCGCATCACGCCGGAAGAGGCGCAGGAACTCTTCGACTGCCTTTGGGTCAAATTCTCCGAGCCCTGCGTCTTCCAGGACGAAAAGACGGCCGAATACTCCTCAGGCTACCCGATGTTCCAGAACCTCTGCGCCGGAGGCATAGACAAATTGGGCCGCGACGCGGTGAACGAGCTCTCTTACATGATAATCCAGGCGACCATGGACACCAAACTCTACCAGCCGTCGCTCTCGGTGCGCTACAACATGGCGAAAAACCCCAACTCATTCCTGCGCAAAATCGTCGACCTCATGGTGATGGGCACCGGCTTCCCGGCCTTCCACAACGACGAAGTGGGAATAAGGATGCTCATGAACAAAGGCATCCCCTACAACGAAGCGTGGAACTGGAACCCCGGCGGCTGCGTAGAAACCAACCTCGCCGGCAAACTCCGCGGCTACTCTGCCCTCGCCGACATCAACCTCGGCAGCGTCATAGAATTCACGCTCTTGAACGGGCGCTGCCGCAAGACGGGCGTGCTTGCCGGCGCCGAGACGGGCGACCCCCTCACTTTTGAAACATACGAAGATTTCCTTGACGCACTCAAGCGCCAGCTGCACTACGTGATACGCACGACCGTCAAGGCCAGCCACATCATCGACGACATCTGCTTCGAGCGTCCGGTGCCGGCGCTTTCGATAAGCTTCGAAGAATGCATCGAAAACGCGAAAGACTACGCCTGGGGCGGAGCCAAATACAATACCGGCAACGGCATAATCTGCATAGGAGTCGCGGACCTCATCAACAGCGTCGCGGCCGTCAAACGGCTCGTCTACGACGCGAAAATATGCGACATGCGGCGGCTCCTCAGCGCGCTGGCGAGCGACTTCGAAGACGCGCCGGAAATCCTCAAAGCCTGCAAAGAAGCGCCGAAATACGGCAACGACGACGCTTATGTAGATGAATTGGCGGCCGAACTCTTCGGCTACATCGCCGACGAGATAGAAAGCTACAGAAGCAAATTCGGCGTGATGACCCCGGGCATCCTGCCGGTATCCGGCAACACCCCCTTCGGCAAAGAAGTCGGAGCGCTGCCGTCGGGGCGCCGCGCGTGGAAGCCGCTCGCCGATGGAGTCAGCCCCAACGGCGGGACAGACACCAACGGCCCGACGGCGGTGCTCAAATCAGTCGCGAACATCCCGCACGACCGCTTCGTACAGGGCACGCTGCTCAACATGAAACTCGACCCGCAGATGGCCCAAAGCGAAAACGGTGTACAGCAGATCATGGGCATGCTCAAGACGCTCTGCTCGCTCGGCGTCTACCACATCCAGTTCAACGTCGTGGACCAGAAAAAACTCATCGAAGCGCAGAAACACCCGGAGGAATACAAGGACCTCCTCGTGCGCGTCGCGGGCTACACGGCCTTCTTCGTCGAACTGGGCAAAGACGTGCAGAACGACATAATAGCGCGCACGACTCAGAGCTCCGTCAACTGCATGAGCTGCGGCTAA
- a CDS encoding glycyl-radical enzyme activating protein yields the protein MESPHKTSGTVLRFERSSIYDGDGLRTVLFLKGCPLRCLWCSTPESQKFEPERGMTQEKCTLCGRCVKACPNGALSIEGGRIKTDRERCAGRFECLKACPSGAITRYGVKMSAEEAVREIAKDELFFFHSGGGLTVSGGEPLSQPEFLKEVLAGCRERGIECAIESSFCAPWEEIEPILPYISLLHTDIKQIDPEKHKKLTGVGNAQILDNIKRADRSPYKFGIVIRTPLIPGINDEDEDFIKLAGYVSGLQKLRFMEFLAYHRLGTETYKRLEREYELDEIQPPEAQFMREKALLFKKAAGVTVKINGVTVE from the coding sequence ATGGAAAGCCCGCACAAAACCTCCGGCACAGTGCTCCGCTTCGAAAGAAGCTCGATATACGACGGAGACGGACTCAGGACCGTCCTCTTCCTAAAAGGCTGCCCGCTGCGCTGCCTCTGGTGCTCCACCCCCGAATCGCAGAAATTCGAACCGGAGCGCGGCATGACACAAGAGAAATGCACCCTCTGCGGCAGATGCGTAAAAGCCTGCCCCAACGGCGCTCTCTCGATAGAGGGCGGCAGGATAAAAACGGATCGGGAGAGATGCGCGGGCCGCTTCGAGTGCCTGAAAGCCTGCCCCAGCGGCGCGATAACGCGCTACGGCGTGAAAATGAGCGCGGAAGAAGCGGTGCGTGAAATAGCGAAAGACGAACTCTTCTTCTTCCACTCCGGCGGCGGGCTGACCGTGAGCGGAGGCGAGCCGCTCTCACAGCCGGAATTCCTCAAAGAAGTGCTTGCCGGCTGCCGCGAGCGCGGCATAGAGTGCGCGATAGAAAGCAGCTTCTGCGCGCCGTGGGAGGAGATAGAGCCGATACTGCCCTATATCAGCCTTCTCCACACGGACATAAAACAGATAGACCCCGAAAAACACAAGAAACTGACGGGCGTGGGCAACGCGCAGATACTGGACAACATAAAGCGGGCGGACCGAAGCCCATACAAATTCGGCATAGTCATCCGCACGCCGCTGATACCGGGAATAAACGACGAAGACGAAGATTTTATAAAACTTGCGGGATACGTGAGCGGCCTCCAAAAACTCCGCTTCATGGAATTCCTCGCCTACCACAGGCTCGGCACGGAGACCTACAAGCGTTTGGAGAGAGAGTACGAACTCGACGAAATACAGCCGCCGGAGGCACAGTTCATGCGCGAAAAGGCGCTGCTCTTCAAAAAAGCCGCGGGCGTGACGGTGAAGATAAACGGCGTGACGGTGGAGTAG
- the cytX gene encoding putative hydroxymethylpyrimidine transporter CytX: protein MEEKRTTYANALIWFGAAVSIAEIYTGTLLAPLGMGAGMAAVVIGHAAGGFLMYLAALIGGRSACGAMESTGLFFGRGGAKFFAALNVLQLIGWTAVMVAGGAISLGLILNPVTGMNNALWCCAIGALIALWIVLDMKNFERVNKVAMAALFILTLTLSFVIFGGGREADAVGGSLEFADAVELSVAMPLSWLPLISDYMRDAEKPGKSAAVSSAIYSIVSCWMYFIGLGAAIYTGGADVAEIMSGAGMGAAGIIIVAFSTVTTTFLDAYSAGISFHVIFKGVKEKAAGIAVCALGTLIAIFADPESYEELLYLISSVFAPMAAVMVADFFLLGGEDRSAQPFSPRNMALWGAGFALYRYLMSAGSPIGATLPVIAATAALTWIVGKCFPRGTRALTR from the coding sequence ATGGAGGAGAAAAGGACGACTTACGCCAACGCGCTGATATGGTTCGGCGCGGCGGTGTCTATAGCGGAGATATACACCGGGACTCTATTGGCCCCGCTAGGCATGGGCGCGGGCATGGCCGCGGTCGTGATAGGGCACGCCGCCGGAGGCTTTTTGATGTATCTTGCGGCGCTGATAGGCGGGCGTTCGGCGTGCGGCGCTATGGAGAGCACGGGGCTGTTCTTCGGCCGCGGCGGCGCGAAATTTTTCGCCGCGCTCAACGTGCTTCAGCTGATTGGCTGGACCGCCGTGATGGTAGCCGGTGGCGCGATCTCGCTGGGGCTGATTCTCAACCCCGTGACCGGAATGAACAACGCGCTCTGGTGCTGCGCGATAGGCGCGCTGATAGCGCTCTGGATCGTTCTCGACATGAAAAATTTCGAGCGCGTGAACAAGGTCGCGATGGCCGCGCTTTTCATCCTTACGCTGACGCTTTCGTTCGTCATATTCGGCGGCGGGAGAGAGGCCGACGCGGTGGGCGGCTCGCTTGAATTCGCCGACGCGGTCGAGCTTTCCGTCGCGATGCCCCTGTCGTGGCTGCCGCTGATATCCGACTATATGCGCGACGCGGAAAAGCCCGGCAAGAGCGCCGCGGTGAGCAGTGCGATCTATTCGATCGTCAGCTGCTGGATGTACTTCATCGGGCTCGGGGCCGCGATCTACACCGGAGGCGCGGACGTCGCCGAGATCATGAGCGGCGCTGGCATGGGGGCGGCAGGTATAATCATCGTCGCCTTTTCGACCGTCACGACGACCTTCCTCGACGCTTATTCGGCCGGCATCAGCTTCCACGTGATATTCAAAGGCGTCAAGGAGAAGGCGGCGGGCATCGCGGTGTGTGCGCTCGGTACTCTCATCGCGATATTCGCCGACCCGGAGAGCTACGAGGAGTTGCTTTACCTTATCTCCTCCGTCTTCGCCCCTATGGCCGCGGTGATGGTGGCGGACTTCTTCCTGCTGGGTGGGGAGGACCGTTCGGCCCAGCCCTTTTCGCCGCGGAATATGGCGCTGTGGGGCGCGGGCTTCGCGCTCTACAGATATCTGATGAGCGCCGGCAGCCCGATAGGCGCGACTCTGCCGGTGATAGCGGCGACGGCGGCGCTCACGTGGATCGTCGGAAAATGTTTCCCGCGCGGGACGCGGGCCCTGACGCGCTGA
- a CDS encoding carboxymuconolactone decarboxylase family protein, whose amino-acid sequence MKKQTAGRDRLGEFAPKFAQLNDDVLFGEVWSREDKLSARDRSMITIAALFSAGLYPQLKSHLALGREHGVTRTEAVEIVTQLAFYCGWPKAWSTFPLIQEVYGDERPEADGVPSDLSVFPVGRPNTAFAQYFIGRSFLAPLTLEQIPTFNVTFEPGCRNNWHIHHASSGGGQLLICVSGRGWYQERGKEPRELHPGDVVNIPANVKHWHGAAKDSWFQHIAQEIAGAETHTEWCEAVEDEDYLILP is encoded by the coding sequence ATGAAGAAACAAACAGCTGGAAGAGACCGCTTAGGGGAATTTGCTCCGAAATTTGCGCAGCTCAATGACGACGTTCTGTTCGGGGAAGTGTGGTCAAGAGAGGATAAGCTCTCCGCAAGGGATCGCAGCATGATCACGATTGCGGCGCTCTTCTCAGCTGGACTTTATCCGCAGCTGAAATCTCATCTTGCGCTCGGCAGAGAACACGGCGTCACAAGGACGGAAGCTGTGGAGATCGTCACGCAGCTTGCGTTTTACTGCGGGTGGCCGAAGGCGTGGAGCACATTTCCGCTCATTCAGGAAGTATATGGGGATGAACGGCCGGAGGCGGACGGCGTTCCATCCGACCTTTCCGTGTTCCCGGTCGGGAGGCCGAATACGGCATTTGCGCAGTATTTCATCGGGCGCAGTTTCCTTGCTCCATTGACTTTGGAGCAGATTCCGACGTTCAATGTGACCTTTGAGCCGGGATGCCGGAACAACTGGCATATCCACCACGCTTCGAGCGGCGGCGGTCAGCTTCTGATCTGCGTCAGCGGCCGCGGCTGGTATCAGGAGCGGGGCAAGGAGCCGAGAGAATTGCATCCGGGAGATGTGGTAAACATCCCGGCGAACGTAAAGCACTGGCATGGCGCCGCAAAGGACTCGTGGTTCCAGCATATCGCGCAGGAGATTGCCGGAGCGGAGACGCATACGGAGTGGTGTGAGGCGGTAGAAGATGAGGATTATCTGATTCTCCCTTAA
- the infC gene encoding translation initiation factor IF-3: protein MANTREEEPRVNSEITTPEILLIDEKNAKRGVVNIQEALRMAEAVELDLVEVAPQANPPVCRIMNYGKYRFQQQKRDKEAHKKQKNQVVKEIKMRPKIDLHDYDFKVKAIQTFLQAGNRVKVSVFFRGREMAFLDRGREVLSKVAGAVAEFGRVETEPRMEGSYMRIMIAPNAENPLKKAQQRQKKEPEAQPVQPKVQKAKAKKNLLPDADQI, encoded by the coding sequence ATAGCAAACACAAGGGAAGAGGAGCCCCGCGTAAATTCCGAGATAACGACGCCGGAGATTCTCCTTATCGATGAGAAGAACGCAAAGCGCGGAGTGGTGAATATCCAGGAAGCTCTAAGAATGGCCGAGGCCGTGGAACTCGATTTGGTCGAAGTCGCGCCGCAGGCAAATCCGCCGGTGTGCCGCATAATGAATTACGGCAAGTACCGCTTCCAGCAGCAGAAGCGCGACAAGGAAGCCCACAAGAAGCAGAAGAATCAGGTCGTGAAGGAAATCAAAATGCGCCCGAAGATCGACCTGCACGACTACGACTTCAAGGTGAAGGCGATCCAGACGTTCCTACAGGCGGGGAACCGTGTGAAGGTCTCCGTTTTCTTCAGGGGCCGCGAGATGGCTTTCCTCGACAGGGGGCGCGAGGTGCTCAGCAAGGTCGCCGGCGCCGTCGCGGAGTTCGGCAGGGTTGAGACCGAGCCGCGGATGGAGGGCTCTTATATGAGGATCATGATAGCGCCGAACGCCGAAAATCCGCTGAAGAAGGCGCAGCAGCGCCAAAAGAAGGAGCCGGAGGCGCAGCCCGTTCAGCCGAAGGTGCAGAAAGCGAAGGCAAAGAAAAACCTTCTGCCTGACGCCGACCAGATATAA
- the rpmI gene encoding 50S ribosomal protein L35, which produces MPKLKSHSATKKRFRITSTGKVMFKKSGRGHLLSVKNSKRLRTLRKKGILPTGIEKHVKKMLPYA; this is translated from the coding sequence ATGCCTAAGTTGAAATCACATTCCGCAACAAAAAAACGCTTCCGCATAACGTCTACCGGCAAGGTGATGTTCAAGAAGAGCGGGCGCGGACATCTTCTTTCCGTAAAAAATTCAAAGCGTCTCCGCACGCTGAGGAAAAAGGGGATTCTCCCGACCGGAATAGAGAAGCACGTAAAGAAGATGCTCCCTTACGCGTAG
- the rplT gene encoding 50S ribosomal protein L20 yields MRVKGSSASRSKQKKLYKITKGFWGRKKNVYRRAREAYLHALTSAFAGRKNRKRDFRKLWIIRINAAARANGIAYSALINGLKKADVAINRKMLADLAINDAPAFAQLVEKARAAL; encoded by the coding sequence ATGCGAGTAAAAGGTTCCAGTGCGAGCCGCAGCAAGCAGAAAAAATTATATAAGATCACCAAAGGATTCTGGGGGCGTAAGAAGAACGTATACCGCCGTGCGCGCGAAGCTTATCTGCACGCCCTTACGAGCGCGTTCGCGGGACGCAAGAACAGGAAGCGCGACTTCCGCAAGCTGTGGATCATCCGCATCAACGCCGCCGCGCGGGCGAACGGCATAGCCTACAGCGCCCTCATCAACGGGCTCAAGAAAGCCGACGTCGCGATCAACCGCAAGATGCTCGCGGACCTTGCGATCAACGACGCCCCTGCGTTCGCGCAGCTTGTCGAAAAGGCACGCGCGGCGCTGTAA
- a CDS encoding tyrosine-type recombinase/integrase produces MLTEKEMQREIRAVPEGVRKGILIDEGFILDVLKSRKMVWRYRFTDRRGKELKVKLGEYPGMSLREARIARDKLRGDIASGEYEEKKKAVTFGEVFETLIKRRVEGVCTEKYLQNMRIYMKRFISMLGDMPINEITSSDVLRVIEAAESDGVYSTAHKIKQTAGQVFRFAAAAGLVTADPTYMLTGLLQVRKVKHMPRITDPELAGRLMRDIRDKGHSPTMRIFLQLHAYTFVRPKEIREAEWGEFDLAAGVWKIPAENLNRSLFYYCLFHFFRAEST; encoded by the coding sequence ATGCTGACAGAGAAGGAAATGCAGCGCGAGATACGTGCCGTCCCTGAGGGCGTGCGCAAGGGAATCTTAATCGACGAGGGCTTTATCCTTGACGTTTTGAAAAGCCGCAAGATGGTCTGGCGATACCGTTTTACAGATAGGCGCGGTAAAGAGCTGAAGGTCAAATTAGGCGAATACCCGGGCATGTCGCTCAGGGAAGCGCGGATTGCCCGCGACAAACTGCGCGGCGATATTGCGTCCGGAGAATATGAAGAGAAGAAGAAGGCGGTGACCTTTGGAGAAGTTTTCGAAACATTGATCAAGCGCCGTGTAGAAGGCGTCTGTACCGAGAAATACCTGCAAAATATGCGCATATACATGAAGCGCTTTATTTCCATGCTCGGCGATATGCCGATAAATGAGATAACGTCATCCGACGTTCTAAGAGTCATCGAAGCGGCGGAGTCTGACGGCGTGTATAGTACTGCCCACAAGATAAAGCAGACGGCTGGGCAGGTCTTTCGCTTCGCAGCGGCCGCGGGGCTCGTGACGGCCGACCCGACATATATGCTTACGGGGCTGTTGCAGGTGCGGAAGGTCAAGCATATGCCGCGGATAACGGACCCTGAACTTGCGGGGCGGCTGATGCGCGATATACGCGACAAGGGGCATTCCCCGACGATGCGCATATTCTTACAGCTGCACGCCTATACTTTTGTGCGCCCGAAGGAGATACGGGAAGCGGAGTGGGGGGAATTCGACCTCGCGGCGGGAGTCTGGAAGATACCGGCCGAGAATTTGAATCGGAGCCTTTTTTATTACTGTCTTTTTCACTTTTTCAGAGCGGAGTCCACTTGA